A window of the Helianthus annuus cultivar XRQ/B chromosome 4, HanXRQr2.0-SUNRISE, whole genome shotgun sequence genome harbors these coding sequences:
- the LOC110938208 gene encoding bZIP transcription factor 11: MASSSGTTTSYGGDSDLQEEMDQRKRRRMISNRESARRSRMRKQKHLNDLMTQLSQLRNEINRVMGSISMTTQRYMSVEAENSVLRAQVAELSYRLRSLNEIMAFTDTGTGFADEQSGEFGGEFTNDSLSYVYTCQPILASAEMIMY; encoded by the coding sequence ATGGCTTCCTCTAGTGGCACAACGACGTCGTATGGTGGTGACTCAGATCTTCAAGAAGAAATGGACCAGAGGAAAAGAAGACGAATGATATCGAACCGAGAATCCGCAAGGAGGTCAAGAATGAGGAAGCAAAAGCACCTGAACGATCTCATGACTCAGCTGAGTCAACTCAGGAACGAGATTAACCGAGTCATGGGTAGTATTAGCATGACCACACAGCGTTATATGAGTGTGGAGGCTGAGAATTCGGTGTTGAGAGCTCAGGTGGCGGAGCTCAGCTACCGGTTGCGGTCTCTCAACGAGATCATGGCGTTTACGGATACCGGAACCGGGTTTGCTGATGAACAGAGTGGCGAGTTTGGCGGCGAGTTTACAAATGACTCACTGAGTTATGTTTACACTTGCCAACCTATATTGGCTTCTGCTGAGATGATTATGTACTGA
- the LOC110934245 gene encoding ammonium transporter 2 member 5 — protein MSSPPPPATLVPLPSNLVPTDWSPEWMNKADNAWQLTAATLVGLQSVPGLIILYGGAVKKKWAVNSAFMALYAFAMVLVCWVLWGYRLSFGDKLIPIWGRINAAVMQKYLLERAFLGMFPNATMVFFQFVFAAITLILIAGAVLGRMNFYAWMLFVPLWLTFSYTFGAFTIWSTNGWLALMGIIDYSGGYVIHLSSGVAGFTAAFWVGPRLTKDRERFPPNNIILMLAGAGLLWMGWTGFNGGDPYSASVDASLAVLNTHVCAATSLLTWLILDVVFFKKASVIGAVQGMITGLVCITPAAGVVQGYSAILMGLLSGSIPWFTMMVVHKRSKLLQQVDDTMAVLHTHAIAGSLGGILTGLFSEPHLCYLFYGYPAKYMGLFAGLHHGHKQSIRYGVRQMGIQLLGILFVVVLNVVMTSLVCLFIQLFVPLRMSDEDMEIGDEAAHGEEAYAIWGQGERLENSRYSNYNDIEVPSKAGGGSVELT, from the exons ATGagttcaccaccaccaccagccaCACTAGTCCCGTTGCCCTCAAACTTGGTGCCGACCGATTGGAGTCCTGAATGGATGAACAAGGCCGACAACGCGTGGCAGCTCACAGCGGCTACACTTGTCGGCCTTCAGAGTGTCCCTGGGCTTATAATCTTGTATGGTGGAGCCGTTAAGAAAAAATGGGCTGTTAACTCGGCTTTTATGGCGCTCTATGCTTTTGCTATGGTTCTTGTTTGTTGGGTGTTATGGGGTTATAGGCTCTCTTTTGGGGATAAACTCATCCCGATATGGGGTCGAATCAATGCTGCAGTTATGCAAAAGTATCTTCTTGAAAGAGCGTTTCTTGGTATGTTTCCAAACGCGACGATGGTGTTTTTTCAGTTTGTTTTCGCCGCCATTACTCTGATTCTGATTGCGGGGGCAGTTTTGGGACGGATGAACTTCTATGCGTGGATGTTGTTTGTTCCGCTTTGGCTTACGTTTTCCTACACCTTTGGCGCGTTTACAATCTGGTCTACTAATGGTTGGTTAGCTTTGATGGGAATAATCGACTACTCGGGTGGATATGTCATCCATCTCTCGTCCGGAGTTGCTGGCTTCACCGCTGCTTTTTGG GTTGGTCCAAGATTAACCAAAGATAGAGAACGATTTCCACCAAATAACATCATTCTTATGTTAGCTGGGGCTGGCCTGTTATGGATGGGTTGGACCGGGTTCAACGGCGGTGACCCTTACTCTGCGAGCGTTGATGCTTCCTTAGCCGTCTTGAACACCCATGTCTGCGCCGCAACAAGCCTATTGACATGGCTCATCCTTGATGTTGTGTTCTTTAAGAAAGCTTCCGTAATTGGTGCCGTTCAAGGCATGATCACCGGTCTAGTTTGCATCACCCCGGCTGCAG GGGTGGTGCAAGGATACTCGGCAATACTTATGGGACTTTTGTCGGGATCGATACCTTGGTTCACCATGATGGTGGTGCACAAGAGATCCAAGCTTCTCCAACAAGTTGATGACACAATGGCGGTCCTACACACGCACGCAATAGCCGGTTCACTAGGCGGCATCCTCACGGGCCTATTTTCTGAGCCACATTTGTGTTACTTGTTCTACGGATACCCGGCCAAATACATGGGTTTGTTTGCCGGTTTGCATCATGGTCACAAACAAAGTATCCGATACGGAGTTAGACAAATGGGTATTCAACTACTTGGTATTTTGTTTGTGGTCGTTCTTAATGTTGTGATGACAAGCTTAGTGTGTTTGTTTATCCAACTATTCGTGCCATTGAGGATGTCGGACGAGGATATGGAGATTGGGGACGAGGCGGCTCATGGGGAGGAGGCGTATGCGATCTGGGGTCAAGGTGAACGACTCGAGAATTCGCGATACTCGAACTATAATGACATTGAGGTCCCAAGCAAGGCTGGTGGTGGTTCGGTTGAGTTGACATGA